The Vanessa atalanta chromosome 18, ilVanAtal1.2, whole genome shotgun sequence DNA window acaattttagaaGGCAATCAAAGGTGAATATTTACCTTTGACTCTGATTGTGTGGGTCCGTAGTACACCTTTAACTTATCGCCTACTTGAGCTTCCACATTGGCTCCTCCGGAACGTGTCGATTCATTCATCGACGGCCTgtgaataataaacataatgctATAGAAATGTGATATTTGctcacatataataatttattatcgtaTAATTATAAACCGTATATTCCTCataagcttaattttttttgctaaaGATAAGATaagacttttttataaatatataatatcttttactCTGTAGTCTTTCTTTTCCGAGGTCTCTTGCTACTGTTCGATGCGATGGTGTTGCCGCTACTCGCAGAATTGGCGCTTTGACTTCTACGGCTTTGCATTTTCTTTGTTAGTCCACACCTACAAAGAGAGGAAATAGTGAGCTAGGCATGGACTTTGTGAGACTCCTTGCTAGCATTTCACTGACGGCAGGCGTGCGCAGCGCTTGCAGAGCGAATGAGTCTACGTCGaatattattatcgttatttcaagcttttaaaaataattcttaaccgaaaaaaaacaccatttaaggaaaaggtttggtctaatacataaaaataacttattttatcaaattataggAGACTCAGAAAAAGTGTATCTCTATAACAAATCGTTGTTCGTGTTACCTCGATGCTCGCCCAGAACTGTCACTGTCGGTGGAGACGTTGGGCCGACGCGACGGGCGCCTGATGCTGCTCGAACCTTCACTTACTGGAAAATCTTCAggttaattcaattcaatttcagCAGTGTTAAGTACAAAGAATTCTAACAAAGGTTTtggcttaaataattttattttataataaaaagtgaaacaaattgattccttttaaaataagaaatgtttaaaacatacatttagaAGACAAAGTTTTTCTCTTAGGTGTGCGCTTCTCATGGGACTCCATCTTAACAGGAGGCAAGCTACGAGTTTTGGACTGTGAGCGCGGCTTGATGACTCCTTTTTCTTCACTCGTGGTTGAGCTCTTGTCTTTATCCCTTTCTTTttccttttctttttctttctccTTCTCCTTTTCTTTTTCCTTTTCCTTCTCCTTCTCCTTTTCTTTTTCCTTTTCCTTATCTTTCTCCTTCTCTTTGTCAACTCTATAAAAGgtacatgatatttattttaaaggtgtTTCATTTTTACAgcataatatttagttatttgtacaattacataaatatcacAAAAAGATATATAGGATTAGAATATCTGAAATCTAGCAAGATATAATTCTGGTGAATTCTTACTTTGGAGTGGTAATAATGAGGGGCTGGTTGTCAGCGCTGTCATCCTCGTCGCTCGCGCGCGGCTTCTCTTTTTTCTCTATCTTCTCTATTTTTTCTTCCTTTTCACTCTTATCGCTCTTTTCTGTTTCACTCTTATCAGAATCTTTGTCTTTTAAACGCtgtaatcaaaaaaaatatattaaaaacaacagtGCACTTAAAAGCGCGATCATCACATacgtcaatattttttgtggAGAATATTTCGAAGCATTTTTAAAGTATGCTCTATATCAAACGTTTCTAATTCACAACATTGCAATCTGAGGAGTGGAGTGGAGGGGGGTGATTTTACCGGCGCGGGCGGGGTGGGCGTGcagggcgcggcgggcggcgcgggcgaggCGGCGGCGCCGGCGGCGGGCGGCAGCTTGTCGCGGTCGCGGATGAGCGAGCGGCCGGCGGGCGGCGTGCGCGCGCCGCGCGGGTGCGCCACCAGCGTCACGCCCAGCTTGCGGTAGAAGTCCTCGAAGCTGTGCAGGAATCTGTGCAACATttgatcaaatttattttttacagtatatTGGATGCCAAAACTTTTCATTAGCGTCTCGCTTTTAATTATTGTTGGTAAATGTGATATAAGTTGCTACTCACTTTTTGTAAGCCTGTTTGCACAGATTGGTGATACTTGTTGTGACAGGGTGGAATCCCATTTTATCTGCTATTGTCTTCCATTGATTTTGGTTTGTTACTCTATTGTAACCACCTAATTTTTGAACAACctgagaaataaatataatctttttaaacatggattacatttaagaaattattattaaactcttaatattacattaaactaGATATTCTTATGCAATTTTACAATACTgaacatttttataagatttagaAAAAATCAGTAGTAAGTCATTCCaccaaaaagttttatatacatttatactacACTTACTCTAAACAGCCGATACAAATCAATGTCTCTGTTGGCGATGGTTGGGTTACGATTGAGTGGAGTGCCTCGATCGTCCATAAACTTGTACAGTTGTGCCACAAAATGGTCCTTTTCTTCACGCGGTTCATCATCAGAACTctgtttaacaatatttaagtttcaatataaatttaagcaaaataattcaagatttttataattaatcatttcatttatttgttaccTTTCAATAAGTCtacatatagtattataattaaaattcatgttAAAAGTCATGGAAACAAGATGGATAGTAAAAttatgtctattaaaaaaacaacagtaTTCTGTAAtactaattacttataattatttaatattcaaatggcAATATTCTTATATCAATAATCTTAATCTCGGTATGAATACTCACGTCGTCGGAGGTATTGCGCGGCTCGTTGAAGAGCGCGTCGCGGTCCCAGTGCGGCGGCAGTACGGCGTGGTTGAGGTACTGCAGCGCCGCCTCCACGCCCGACCATTCCAGTGGCGCAGAGCCTTTCCGGAACTCACGCGCCTCCTTCTTAGGGACTGTGTaactgaaattttataattgaatgaacGATACaatgaaattcattaaaatattagttcttatatattaagtatattcatTAAATCCAATTTTGCAAAAACCAATTgttagttttgtataaaaaattcaaacttcAACATACTATCTGCCATCTTTGAAGGATCTCACAAGATAGTCTTCTTTAACTTTGATCTGTGCAGTTGGTGCTACTACTAGTGCAGGGAAGGCGGGCTGATGAGGCCTGCGTCGTTCCGCACCGCTTGCCGCTTCTACTAGCACCACACGTCCGACGTGAGGCTCACGTTCCGCGCTGTCTGCTTTCATGCGGCGAGTGGTTCCTTCGCCCTCACTTTCTTCGGATCTgttgtaaataacaaataatttttatgtataattattagtaagcCTAGGAAAATCCTAGTTCTAATATTACTCAATTATTTTGattccattaaataatataatctagtcTTTACCCCACAAATACATATCATTAAAACATCACCATACATCAAGGTATCAAATTAAGTGTGTTGAATGTTATCTTGCACACAATGAATTAAGGGAGAACTTTAGAATACtagatttaatatgttttagtacatattaatattctatttgcaatcattttacatataataacttACTGTGCCCTTCCTCTACGTCCTCTTCTGCCAGCTATAACTGGTGTTGAAAAATGCTCTGGATGTGTTAATGGTAATTGATCTAATGTTTCACTTTCATTAAAATGTCGCCCACTTTTCAAGCATAATGCGGAACGTCGTAATGTAGTTATGTCGCCATCGTCAAACactaaaaaattaatcatacatTCCCattactcataaataatatataaaatctacaGATCTTTGAGTTTATGTAAGTAAAGAGCTTTAATCTTATTTTCTATGAATGAAAAACCTTTGAacattaatgatttataaataaattgtattatctcTAGTACTCACCAACAGTGTACTGGCTACAGTCCTGTATCTTTGTAATAACAGCTTCCATTGCTTCTTTTTTAGGGTCCTGTTTTACCTCCACTGTGCTGCCCACCCTTAAAGTACCCTTGATGACATCATCATTCACTGTTGTTATACCACCTGCTTTTAATGTCACCTAAAacataattagaattaaaagcatcatgatactatattttataatgttacagatgttttatttacatatatgtaaataaaatttatataataaaaaatgattagtaATGGTTTTCATCATAATCACatcaatttcttattttattaatgattaaaatgatttattatattccaaatataattagttgtagtatctaatattttataaataacttaactaCTAAAACCTAAAAAATCAAATCCATAttgattctataaaaaaaacaagcctTTTCCTTTTTCAATTTGGACTTCTCAATATTTACCAACTATtccatatttaatacaataatgaaaCATATGTTCTCTTACCTTACATTTAATGTTACGAACAACTTTCTTAATCTTGGCCTCACAGAATGCTCCTTTATATTTGGCACTCACATCAGTACCCACTGGTAAAAATGGGGGATCATCACCTTGCTTGTAtggaaataaacacattataagaaacattttctagtgaaatgtaaaatttacaacTAGTCAAATCTTACTTACCATTCTGAGCTAATTTACAATAATCTTAATTCctgtttattaaactatttaaaaaaacctgaAAAAGAGGAATATCACCGTGAAATTTGCTGATGAATCGTAATTACTTTCTGAACGTAATAGCAATTAATATCGGTAATATCTATCCTTATGTATGAACATATACTATAAGCGCTTTAGTAGGATTGAAATGGTATTAGGCCTTATTTTGTGTTGTAACTAAAATTTTAGAGCATATCCAAAGTGAATGCGCGGTATTAATGAGTTTGTGACAAAACATTGTAAGGTTTTGTTGGCGAAATTATATTTACCAGAATTAAACACATCTATATTAACACtacaataatattcattgtaataactaaatacaataaacactGTTTAGTTCTTGTAATACAACAATAAGAGCACCATTTTCGTTTCCGAAATGAAAATGACAAGAAGATTGAAGTTGTCGACACTGCTGCCAACACCTAGACATCAGAATGttttacacttttttaatttcacataaaaaatatgtgtgaactaaatttcataattttataatattttatgtaaaaatatacttaataagaaattttattacttaataaaaatatttttgtttctaggTCTAAATACGTCCAAAAACTAGTTATGGAATAAATCCAAAAATATTGAGTCTAAACGTTAAAATGTCCCTTAAgcctcaataataatatttcatatttgaagctacaaaaatattttaagttgcaCGGTAACCATATGATATCAAATCTGAATCTTAATTGTATGCTTGTTtactcattaaattataattactattgacatcataaaatttttagagatttacaaaattataaagttttgcaATCATGATAACATAGTGAATATCCgaatctttttgtttttaaagaatatctgtgaaaattaaattgacacAACACAAATGAACATTGAACACGtcaaaattagttttttgttcCAACGAGTGATATGATATGATGTTTTGAAAATGAATTTGTTGATAGTTGTGCGACTTCAGAgtgcttaaataatttatcagtttatttaataataaaatttagtgtaTGGACGTGTAGTGCTTAGTTAATTTCAATGAAGATGAAGGCTGTAGTAGCGACTGTAATCAGTCTAGCACTAACGACTGTGGTAATAGGCAATGCCTATTACCAGAAGAAACAGTTTTATCCATCAGTAGTTTACCTTACTAACTCAAATCCTAGCATGGctgtaagtaattaaaattttgactgGTATTTTATGAAGCTTTAAAGTTCGTTTTTGATGTtgcgaaataaattattttatatcatactttattatgaaaaatttgtgttttaacgTATATAGTATTTATCATTGTAGCATTTTTgtgttttcaaaattatatgtttataatataatagtatacaaaataaattgtggcatttttattattgcagGTCATGTATTTGCAGGCCTTTATACTGGTATTATTGGTaggtaaaatattaagaaagatCTTCTTTGGCCAACTACGTCCAGCTGAATTTgaggtaataattattattatattcattaagactgtatattattatattaattaatgtagtGCAGTTCCTAtgctcaaatataaattatttgtaaaggtatcaaatcaattttatttgtgtcaagTCTTTTGTCTTGACTATTGTGtgaaaacattgtaataataaacattgttaatcatagatataaatatagtcggccatttaattttaacttattagaATGTCCTACCAAAGTCTTACTAGAATGTTTTTGATTAAGTTTTTGTgttgtaatgatattttatttatgtaattaatttgtaattaaatatggaTTTTAGCACCTCATTGAGAGATCCTGGTTTGCAATAACGGAGACATGTCTGGCTTTTACGGTGTTCCGAGATGATTTCAATCCTAAATTCATAGCACTATTCACACTTTTGCTATTCTTGAAGGCATTCCATTGGCTTGCTGAAGATAGGGTTGattatgtaagtaataattttaattattttacatttattttaatgaattgataATTTCAATGTATTGCATAACAGAAGCAATAAGaatgtttttgaattattaaatggaATGGTAATACATGGGATACACATCACTGCAAtcatattagtattttattgtacTCAGAGCTTTTattccaataatttaaaaagggcTTTTGTCTTAAAAAGTAAATGGAAAAGCAAATGGGAATAGTATTGTGTTGTTTTTACTATACTGTGTCGGGCATTATTACTTACTAAGGCACCTTAGACAATAATTCTTTTGCATTGGAGAccaatatcttatatattgcATTTTCAGCTATAGAGTTCCTCAGgcactatattatttttgtttgccaGGAAAAAGAACTCCATATGGTGACCAAATGTAGCTTAAACCAGTCATCAGATTGTTATAATCTGAAATACAGGTTTTTTTAACTGACGCTTTActgaaaaataacatttaatataattttaaataaatcattctaTTTTGGTTGTCTCAAGGAGTttgatatatactttataataagtatgaaaGATTAAATGCTGAAGTTTTCCAGTTACTGAGTATTGAGATGACTCTGACAATTGGTACTTACTGGCGCAATGTTTATAGTGTTAATACAAGGAATATACAAAGTTCTTTGAGAATTCAGCATAGTGTCAATATCGAAACATAGGGATGGGTGCTAGATAACCAAGTTCTGTTCTGTTCTGTTCTGTTCTGTTCTGTTCTGTGATTGTATAGTTTAAATTACTGACTCATAAGAAGGCAGCATAGATTGGATCCTCTAATCTTTGCAGAAAACTACACAGCGTATAGCAATAACTATAAAGGAACCtatgttttataatagatatttattttttttagatggaAAGGAGTCCCGTGATTGGATGGTTGTTCCATATCAGAATTCTGAGCCTGTTGATGCTCTTGGCACAAGCTGATTTGTATTTCATCCACCATGCATATGCATTCACGGCCACGAAAGGCCCTTCAGTGCAATTGGTCTTTGGATTTGAATAcagcatattaataataatgatcgtgaatatattgataaaggtaattttattttttaatagtctaTATGAGTAatgtaatcatttaataatcaaggattctttattaataagaaaattgttcATGGAACTttcaatattaacaatattcaattgttattgttattaatttattattaatagttattgaaTTTGTATAGATATAGTTTATCTTTTCATTAAGGCTATGGTTGTACACATCTTAGCTGGACACCTACAGGCGACGTTACTTTCGACGAAATGTAGATAATTACTCGTTCGCTAAAACCCTACAACCTAAACAGTAAACAATTATGAACTTTCATCATCATATATATTGAGTCATCAATAGAAATTGCTTTAAAACGTGACTTGATGTCTATTTAGATAATTATCAGTTCAACTTAATATTACTTCATAACAATCATACtacagtttaaattaaaaaaaaaaaacatgtaaaaaataaaattacaacacaGTCCACCTGTACTTCTTGGGATTTAAatctaaatgttatatatatacatacagtacTATATATACAGTATGGAGGTCAGAGTTACATTACATGTgacttaatatttcaaaatgagGGTTTATATGTTTGTGACACCCTAAtatatattgtaccgccaaaaagtaatacttttaattaagtattgtcGTGTTCAATTTAaggggtgagtgagtcagttgGTATaggggtcataacatcttagtaagTTGCTGGCGCATTGACGATAGGAGAGATGATTAATTATTCTCACAAAgcttatttttatctgtatgtaGATAATCTCTAGATACAGATAAAAATTAAcgcaaattaaaaattgttagatGCTTCCTGTCGTAATTTGTTggtctgtaataaatatattgtcttGTAATATAGAAGTATAGTCTCTTACAagcatatttaatttctttaaataataatcatatttaacaTATGTAGTATAATTTGTTACTGAGAAAAATATagccatttattattattgatgttgtCCAGTATCTACTGCACGCAATTGACTCTCGCTGGGAGGCGCCATGGGAGAGCAAGGCCGCAGTGCTGCTCTACACGGAGCTGGCCATCAACTTCCTCAAAGTGCTTCTCTACGTCGGCTTCGTAGCTGTCATGGTCCGAATCTACACGTTGCCCTTGTTTGCTTTCCGACCTATGTATGAAACTATGAGGtacttatataaacaaatatttatttactttaagtgttgataaatatactaattgCACGAATAACGGACATGATGTCAAAATTCcacattttacttaaatttccCATCATGATGTAAGTATTTCCCAGAATTTGATTCATCTTAATAACACTCAATGGCGGAACTAGTGTGGTGTAAgcatatttgtgttttttttgtcaataaattcctggtaaataatgttatttatcaaaaactcattgatgcggtttttatttacattaaaatcggACCTTAGActattttgagtattttttgcTAGACAGATTTTTTTCGTAGGAaaaaacgttatatttatattatttttgaattagtaTATATTGCCGTTTTGCaagaacaattaattttaagcgAGAGGGTTAAAAGCACAGCAAAAGAAATTTCTAGATTGTATAAAATCATTTTGACCGTTTTAGCGTTTAGAGTGTCTGTCAGCATCGTATTTTTTAACACACATCGAAAACGTCCTGTGTTCGAAACGTGTTTTCTCAGAATTGTAACTGCGACGTTTAGTTAGTGATGCGTGATCTATGCACGGGACAATAACCGCTGccaaaagtatatatgtatctgTCTATATTTATACTGATAAGGTTAAGATGTCTTTGTTTGTCCCGTTTGCGTTATTTTTCCTATATTATTGAAAGctattaaattgaaactttataaaattaagtcaggTTTTTTTCTCCCGTTTTCCTCAGAGCTCGTTAACAATTTCCCAatcaatatttgatttttacttcTATCGATCAGCAAATGTAATCCTTATGTActgaacaaataaaactttttccaaCGGTTACCAAGTTTTTGCATTAGTCGAGATATTGACTAACCTCTACTCGAAAGTTAGCTATGCTTTAGTCAAAAGGGTATCAAGCTCTTCAGTTTTGTCGAGTATTAAGTAGTGTAAtctaattatctttatattaaccGCAGGAGTTTCAAGAAGGCTTACAATGACGTGGTTCTGTCTCGACGCGCGATTCGCAATATGAACACCCTGTACCCGGACGCCACGGCTGCGGAGCTGGCGGCCGCGGACAACGAGTGTATTATCTGTCGCGAGGAGATGCACAGCGGTGAGACAAACGACCTTCAACTTTACCTCTACATGTTTAGTCTCGTTGAACTTGCTATGACTACATTT harbors:
- the LOC125071206 gene encoding E3 ubiquitin-protein ligase synoviolin, with translation MKMKAVVATVISLALTTVVIGNAYYQKKQFYPSVVYLTNSNPSMAVMYLQAFILVLLVGKILRKIFFGQLRPAEFEHLIERSWFAITETCLAFTVFRDDFNPKFIALFTLLLFLKAFHWLAEDRVDYMERSPVIGWLFHIRILSLLMLLAQADLYFIHHAYAFTATKGPSVQLVFGFEYSILIIMIVNILIKYLLHAIDSRWEAPWESKAAVLLYTELAINFLKVLLYVGFVAVMVRIYTLPLFAFRPMYETMRSFKKAYNDVVLSRRAIRNMNTLYPDATAAELAAADNECIICREEMHSGAKKLPCNHIFHAACLRLWFQRQQTCPTCRLNVLRAPAPEPANANAQAPPNAPHAPNANANANVPHAPPPPSAAPVPPPFPNMPPPPMMGWGLPPPPPRPAALASLSADELRRLEGTERRNVEARLQLLREIQAMLDASVLLMQQYSNVVANLPLNCNTVATQTDLNRTEPSPEASVKVKTEPDVVPTTSTYKPTPGPSTSRDDFTTDDADTTSPDSFRDSIDADAEELRRRRLQKFTTEK